In Scyliorhinus canicula chromosome 27, sScyCan1.1, whole genome shotgun sequence, the following proteins share a genomic window:
- the LOC119958011 gene encoding gremlin-1-like, translated as MFYSVLALLIISGLSYSEEAADRVGAPGAVPSPGKAHLGRPRKAKEKEDTLDSNHAALPVTERRNVRRDWCKSHPLIQTLKEDGCASRTVVNRFCYGQCNSFYIPSHEHGGEPFRSCSFCKPKKFNAVTVTFNCPRLRPPSKRRRIQLVKECRCISIDLD; from the coding sequence ATGTTTTACAGTGTTCTGGCTTTATTAATCATCTCTGGACTTTCGTACAGTGAAGAGGCTGCTGATCGAGTGGGAGCCCCTGGCGCTGTGCCCTCCCCGGGGAAAGCGCACCTGGGCCGGCCGCGGAAGGCGAAGGAGAAGGAAGACACGCTGGACTCCAACCACGCCGCCTTGCCCGTCACCGAGCGCCGCAACGTGCGCCGGGACTGGTGTAAGTCCCACCCGCTCATCCAGACCCTGAAGGAGGACGGCTGCGCCAGCCGCACCGTCGTCAACCGCTTCTGCTACGGGCAGTGCAACTCGTTCTACATCCCCAGCCACGAGCACGGCGGCGAGCCTTTCCGCTCCTGCTCCTTCTGCAAGCCCAAGAAGTTCAACGCCGTCACCGTCACTTTCAACTGCCCCAGGCTCCGGCCCCCGTCTAAACGTCGGCGGATCCAGCTGGTGAAGGAGTGTCGCTGCATCTCCATAGACTTGGATTAG